One Qiania dongpingensis genomic window carries:
- a CDS encoding ribonuclease J: MLKQTGNSKLKVIPLGGLEQIGMNMTVFEYEDSIIVVDCGLSFPSDDMLGIDLVIPDVTYLKDNIQKVKGFVITHGHEDHIGALPYVLQDINVPVYATKLTMGIIEHKLKERGMTKSTKRKVMKYGQSVNLGCFRVEFIRTNHSIADAAAFAIFTPVGTIVHTGDFKIDYTPVFGDPVDLPRFAELGKKGVLALMADSTNAIREGFTMSERAVGRTFDRLFEENKDRRILVATFASNVDRVQQIINSSYKYGRKVVVEGRSMVNIIGIANELGYIKIPDSTLVDISQMNNYPPEKTVLITTGSQGESMAALSRMAADIHKKVSINANDAIIFSSTPIPGNEKAVAQVINELSAKGAKVIFQDTHVSGHACREDLKLIYSLVKPKFALPVHGEYRHLMAQADIAQEMGVPEDNIFIMRSGNVMELTQDSAQVTGNVTAGPVLVDGLGVGDVGNIVLRDRQNLAQNGIIIVVLTLDRHNSELLAGPDIVSRGFVYVRESENLMEEAHTVVEDAVQKCLDRKVSDWGKIKAVIRDSLSDYIWKKMKRNPMILPIIMEI, from the coding sequence ATTTTGAAACAAACAGGAAATTCCAAATTGAAAGTCATCCCGCTCGGCGGATTGGAGCAGATCGGGATGAACATGACTGTCTTTGAATACGAAGACAGTATTATTGTGGTGGACTGCGGGCTGTCCTTCCCCAGCGACGATATGCTGGGTATCGACCTCGTCATCCCGGATGTCACGTATCTGAAAGACAATATCCAGAAAGTGAAGGGATTTGTTATCACCCATGGACATGAGGATCATATCGGCGCTCTGCCCTATGTCCTTCAGGACATAAACGTACCGGTCTATGCCACAAAGCTGACCATGGGCATCATTGAGCATAAGTTAAAAGAACGGGGTATGACCAAGTCCACAAAGAGAAAGGTCATGAAATACGGCCAGTCGGTGAACCTGGGATGCTTCCGGGTGGAGTTCATCCGCACCAATCACAGCATCGCAGACGCGGCGGCTTTTGCCATCTTCACACCGGTCGGCACAATCGTGCATACTGGAGACTTTAAGATTGACTATACGCCGGTATTCGGAGATCCGGTGGACCTGCCCCGTTTTGCGGAGCTGGGAAAAAAGGGAGTGCTAGCCCTGATGGCCGACAGCACCAATGCCATCCGGGAAGGGTTTACCATGTCGGAGCGGGCCGTAGGCCGGACCTTTGACCGGTTATTTGAGGAAAATAAGGATAGGAGAATTTTGGTGGCCACCTTTGCGTCCAACGTGGACAGGGTGCAGCAGATCATCAACTCCTCTTACAAATATGGACGGAAGGTAGTGGTGGAGGGCCGAAGCATGGTCAATATCATCGGCATCGCCAACGAGCTGGGTTATATCAAGATCCCGGATTCGACCCTGGTGGATATTTCTCAGATGAACAATTATCCGCCGGAGAAAACGGTGCTCATCACGACCGGAAGCCAGGGAGAGTCCATGGCGGCTCTTTCCAGAATGGCCGCGGATATCCATAAAAAAGTATCCATCAATGCCAACGATGCGATTATTTTCAGCTCCACCCCGATTCCCGGCAATGAAAAGGCTGTGGCTCAGGTCATCAACGAGCTGTCTGCCAAGGGAGCGAAGGTGATCTTCCAGGATACCCATGTATCGGGCCATGCCTGCAGAGAAGATCTGAAGCTCATCTACTCTCTGGTGAAGCCGAAATTTGCGCTGCCCGTGCACGGCGAGTACCGGCATCTGATGGCGCAGGCGGATATTGCACAGGAGATGGGAGTGCCGGAAGATAACATTTTCATCATGCGTTCCGGCAATGTGATGGAGCTCACCCAGGACAGCGCGCAGGTGACCGGAAATGTGACGGCAGGTCCTGTGCTGGTAGATGGCCTCGGAGTGGGAGATGTGGGAAACATCGTGCTGCGTGACCGTCAGAACCTGGCTCAGAATGGCATCATCATCGTAGTGCTGACTCTGGACCGCCACAACAGTGAGCTGCTGGCGGGTCCGGATATCGTATCCAGAGGGTTTGTCTATGTCAGAGAGTCGGAGAACCTGATGGAAGAAGCGCATACAGTCGTAGAAGACGCGGTCCAGAAATGTCTGGACAGGAAGGTCAGCGACTGGGGGAAGATCAAGGCGGTCATCCGGGACAGCCTCAGTGACTATATCTGGAAGAAGATGAAGAGGAATCCTATGATTCTGCCCATCATCATGGAGATCTGA
- a CDS encoding DUF1292 domain-containing protein, translating to MEEMVVLTSEDGEKLPCYVLEETRVAGCDYVLVTDSEEGDGECYILKDVSKPEETEALYEIVEDEKEQQYLAKIFNELLEDVDIE from the coding sequence ATGGAAGAGATGGTAGTTCTGACTTCAGAGGATGGAGAAAAGCTGCCTTGTTACGTGCTGGAAGAAACCAGAGTAGCAGGCTGCGATTACGTGCTTGTAACAGATTCCGAAGAAGGCGACGGCGAATGCTATATTCTGAAAGATGTCTCGAAACCAGAGGAAACGGAAGCGTTGTATGAGATCGTAGAAGATGAGAAGGAACAGCAGTATCTGGCTAAGATCTTCAATGAGCTTCTGGAAGATGTGGATATCGAGTAA
- the ruvX gene encoding Holliday junction resolvase RuvX, with amino-acid sequence MRIMGLDFGSKTVGVAVSDSLGITAQGVEIVRRPDEGKLRRTLARLEELIAEYQVEKIVVGYPKHMNGDVGDRAEKSEAFAEKLRTRTGLPVELWDERLTTVAADRVMMEAGIRREHRKDYVDKIAAALILQGYLDSL; translated from the coding sequence ATGCGTATAATGGGACTGGATTTCGGTTCCAAGACAGTTGGAGTGGCTGTCAGCGATTCCCTTGGAATCACGGCTCAGGGCGTGGAAATAGTTAGAAGGCCGGATGAGGGTAAGCTGAGGCGTACTTTGGCGCGTCTGGAGGAACTGATCGCAGAATATCAGGTGGAAAAAATCGTTGTGGGCTACCCAAAACACATGAACGGAGATGTCGGTGATCGGGCGGAGAAGTCAGAGGCCTTTGCGGAGAAGCTTAGGACCAGGACGGGCCTTCCGGTGGAGCTTTGGGATGAAAGGCTTACCACGGTGGCGGCGGACCGGGTCATGATGGAAGCGGGGATTCGCAGGGAGCACAGAAAAGACTACGTGGATAAAATAGCGGCGGCGTTGATTTTACAGGGATATTTGGATTCCCTGTGA
- a CDS encoding IreB family regulatory phosphoprotein has protein sequence MGDIHRTQYFNTSQENQMEAGEILAKVYLALTEKGYNPINQIVGYIMSGDPTYITSYNNARSLITKLDRDEILEELVQVYIESKLKG, from the coding sequence ATGGGAGATATACACAGAACACAATATTTCAATACATCGCAGGAAAATCAAATGGAGGCCGGTGAGATTCTGGCAAAGGTTTATCTGGCTCTGACGGAGAAGGGTTACAATCCGATCAATCAGATCGTCGGGTATATCATGTCGGGTGACCCCACATATATTACCAGCTATAATAATGCCAGGAGCCTCATAACAAAGCTTGACAGAGATGAGATACTGGAGGAATTGGTGCAGGTCTACATTGAGAGCAAGCTGAAAGGCTGA
- the mtaB gene encoding tRNA (N(6)-L-threonylcarbamoyladenosine(37)-C(2))-methylthiotransferase MtaB yields the protein MIKEFYEERTASMENRKKRAALHNLGCKVNAYETEAMKQLLEEHGYEIVSFEEEADVYLINTCSVTNMADRKSRQMLHRARKKNPHAVIVAAGCYVQSAGEEIVRSKDADLVIGNNQKARLPELLEPFFEEGSDREKTGGSHPADSFVIDIAHTSEYEEMALKKTAEHTRAFIKIQDGCNQFCSYCIIPYTRGRIRSRRPADVLSEVRRLSEAGYREVVLTGIHLSSYGKDLEEKISLLEIIRMVHQIPGIQRIRLGSLEPRIITEEFVKELSSMEKVCPHFHLSLQSGCDATLSRMNRHYTTEEYYDKCKLLRKYYEHPAITTDVIVGFPKETEEEFKDTLLFLRKARFYEMHIFKYSKRHGTKAASMSGQVPEETKTLRSHLALKLEAKLSEEFRYYYMGKTAEILLEEPHAFGKDVYITGFTREYVKAAVKLTKENKEKMLPGRLIKVKMTGVLGDGLLSAEWTP from the coding sequence ATGATAAAGGAATTTTACGAAGAAAGGACTGCGTCTATGGAGAATCGGAAAAAACGGGCGGCCCTCCACAACTTAGGCTGCAAGGTCAACGCGTACGAGACGGAGGCTATGAAACAGCTTCTGGAAGAGCATGGCTATGAGATCGTATCCTTTGAAGAGGAAGCGGATGTTTATCTGATCAATACCTGCAGCGTGACCAATATGGCGGACCGGAAATCCAGGCAGATGCTTCACCGGGCAAGGAAAAAAAATCCCCATGCCGTCATTGTGGCGGCGGGCTGCTACGTGCAGTCGGCGGGAGAGGAGATCGTCCGTTCTAAAGATGCGGATCTGGTCATCGGGAACAACCAGAAGGCGCGTCTGCCCGAGCTTCTTGAGCCCTTTTTTGAGGAAGGAAGTGACCGGGAAAAAACGGGGGGAAGCCATCCTGCGGATTCTTTTGTGATCGATATCGCCCATACCTCGGAATATGAGGAGATGGCGCTTAAAAAGACGGCGGAGCACACCAGGGCGTTCATAAAAATACAGGATGGCTGCAATCAATTCTGCAGTTATTGTATTATTCCCTACACAAGGGGAAGAATCAGAAGCAGAAGGCCGGCGGATGTCCTTTCAGAAGTACGCCGGCTGTCAGAGGCCGGTTATCGGGAGGTGGTGCTGACCGGTATTCATCTTTCTTCTTATGGAAAGGATCTGGAGGAGAAGATATCTCTGCTGGAGATCATCCGCATGGTCCATCAGATTCCTGGGATTCAGAGAATAAGACTGGGCTCTTTGGAGCCGAGGATCATAACAGAGGAGTTCGTGAAGGAACTGTCTTCAATGGAAAAGGTCTGCCCGCATTTTCACCTTTCTCTTCAAAGTGGGTGCGATGCCACGCTCAGCCGCATGAACCGCCATTATACTACGGAAGAGTATTATGATAAATGTAAGCTGCTGAGGAAATATTATGAGCATCCTGCCATTACTACGGATGTCATCGTAGGATTTCCAAAGGAGACGGAAGAAGAATTCAAGGACACGCTTCTGTTTCTGCGCAAGGCCAGGTTCTATGAAATGCATATATTTAAATATTCCAAAAGGCATGGAACGAAGGCAGCGTCTATGTCGGGACAGGTGCCGGAGGAAACAAAGACACTCAGAAGTCATCTGGCCCTAAAGCTGGAGGCGAAGCTGTCGGAGGAGTTCCGTTACTATTACATGGGGAAAACAGCGGAGATCCTTTTGGAAGAGCCTCACGCCTTTGGGAAAGATGTCTATATAACCGGATTTACCAGAGAATATGTGAAGGCGGCGGTGAAGCTTACAAAAGAAAATAAAGAGAAAATGCTCCCGGGAAGGCTTATAAAGGTGAAGATGACAGGCGTCCTGGGAGACGGACTTTTGTCGGCCGAATGGACGCCCTGA
- a CDS encoding HPr family phosphocarrier protein — protein sequence MKVVRISLNSIDKVKSFVNDLTKYDFDFDLVSGRYVIDAKSIMGIFSLDLSKPIDLNIHAEDNVDAIMETLKPYLID from the coding sequence ATGAAAGTGGTTCGTATTTCTTTAAATTCCATCGACAAAGTCAAATCATTTGTAAATGATCTGACCAAATATGATTTCGATTTTGATCTGGTATCCGGCCGTTATGTCATCGATGCAAAATCCATCATGGGTATTTTCAGCCTGGATCTGTCAAAGCCCATTGACCTGAACATCCATGCAGAAGACAACGTGGACGCCATCATGGAGACATTGAAGCCTTATTTGATTGATTGA
- the thiI gene encoding tRNA uracil 4-sulfurtransferase ThiI, which produces MFAHDSIFRAFLIKYAEIGIKGKNRYLFEDALLKQIRFALREVEGEFLVRKESGRVYVEAKTEFDFDEVVEHLKYVFGIAGICPMVQFDDNGYEDLKEKIIEYVRMVHPEGDFTFKVQTKRANKKYPMESNEINAGLGEALLEEFPTLKVDVHEPDVFFYVEVRERINVYSKIIPGPGGMPVGTSGKATLLLSGGIDSPVAGWMVAKRGVKIDAVYFHAPPYTSERAKEKVVDLAKLVSRYAGPMDLHIINFTDIQLYIYDQCPHEELTIIMRRYMMRIAEAIAEETGSLGLITGESIGQVASQTLPSLACTNEVCHMPVFRPVIGFDKQDIVDIAQKIDTFETSIQPFEDCCTIFVAKHPVTKPNLKIIRRSEEKLKEKIDEMVKTAIESREILRIPEDRA; this is translated from the coding sequence ATGTTTGCTCATGATTCTATATTCCGGGCTTTTTTAATAAAATACGCGGAGATCGGCATCAAAGGAAAAAATCGCTATTTATTCGAGGACGCCCTTTTGAAGCAGATTCGCTTTGCCCTCAGGGAAGTGGAGGGAGAATTCTTGGTCCGGAAGGAATCCGGGCGCGTCTATGTGGAGGCAAAAACGGAATTTGACTTTGACGAAGTCGTAGAGCACCTTAAATATGTGTTTGGCATCGCCGGCATCTGCCCCATGGTACAGTTCGACGACAACGGTTATGAAGATTTGAAAGAAAAAATCATCGAATATGTAAGGATGGTGCATCCCGAAGGGGATTTTACTTTTAAAGTTCAGACTAAGCGGGCGAATAAAAAATATCCCATGGAATCCAACGAAATCAACGCAGGTCTTGGAGAAGCCCTTCTGGAGGAGTTCCCTACGTTAAAGGTGGACGTACATGAGCCGGATGTGTTCTTTTATGTGGAGGTGAGAGAGCGGATAAACGTATACTCTAAGATCATTCCCGGCCCCGGCGGGATGCCCGTCGGCACCAGCGGAAAGGCGACGCTTTTGTTGTCGGGCGGGATAGACAGTCCTGTGGCCGGGTGGATGGTGGCAAAGCGCGGCGTGAAGATTGACGCCGTCTATTTCCACGCGCCGCCCTATACCAGTGAGCGGGCCAAGGAAAAGGTGGTGGATCTGGCAAAGCTGGTATCCAGATACGCGGGACCGATGGACCTCCATATCATCAATTTCACGGATATCCAGCTGTATATTTATGACCAGTGCCCCCACGAAGAGCTGACCATCATCATGCGGCGCTATATGATGAGGATCGCGGAGGCTATTGCAGAAGAAACGGGATCTCTGGGACTGATCACGGGAGAGAGTATCGGGCAGGTGGCTTCCCAGACGCTTCCCAGTCTGGCTTGTACCAACGAAGTCTGCCATATGCCGGTATTCCGTCCGGTCATCGGATTTGACAAGCAGGATATTGTGGATATCGCACAGAAAATCGACACTTTTGAAACCTCTATTCAGCCCTTCGAGGACTGTTGCACCATTTTTGTGGCTAAACATCCGGTGACCAAGCCGAATCTGAAGATCATACGCCGTTCAGAAGAAAAACTGAAGGAAAAGATAGACGAGATGGTGAAAACCGCCATAGAGAGCAGGGAAATCCTGCGGATTCCAGAAGACAGGGCATAA
- a CDS encoding cysteine desulfurase family protein yields MEAYLDNSATTKVFGSVKDIVVKTMMEDYGNPSSLHKKGVEAEHYVKEAAEAVAKTLKAAPAEIIFTSGGTESNNMAIIGAARANRRAGKHIITSTIEHASVYNVFGYLEEEGYRVTYVPVDENGHLRLDQLEAAIDSETTLVSVMYVNNEIGSVNPIGRIGEIIKKKNPRILFHVDAIQAYGKYRICPKRESIDLLSASGHKIHGPKGVGFLYVKAGTKIVPVAFGGGQQKGMRPGTHNVPGIAGMGEAAREIYENHEEKIRVMYELKKRFVELMEGLEGVSVNGLTGEDSAPHVVSVSFEGVKSEVLLHALEDRGIYVSSGSACSSNHPAVSGTLKGVGVRRELLDSTLRFSFSVFTTKEEIQYCAQVLEELLPVLRRYRRM; encoded by the coding sequence ATGGAAGCATATCTGGATAATTCCGCAACTACAAAAGTCTTTGGATCAGTGAAGGATATCGTCGTGAAGACGATGATGGAGGACTATGGAAATCCGTCCTCTCTTCACAAAAAAGGCGTGGAGGCGGAACACTATGTAAAAGAAGCGGCGGAGGCGGTGGCGAAGACCTTAAAGGCAGCACCGGCAGAAATCATCTTTACCTCCGGCGGGACAGAATCCAATAACATGGCTATCATCGGCGCCGCCAGGGCGAACAGGAGAGCCGGGAAGCATATCATTACCTCCACCATCGAGCATGCGTCTGTCTATAATGTGTTTGGCTATCTGGAGGAGGAAGGATACCGGGTCACGTACGTTCCGGTGGATGAAAACGGCCATCTGAGGCTGGACCAGCTGGAAGCGGCCATAGACAGTGAGACGACTCTTGTTTCGGTGATGTATGTAAATAATGAGATTGGCTCTGTAAATCCCATCGGGAGGATCGGTGAGATTATCAAAAAAAAGAATCCGCGGATTCTCTTTCATGTGGATGCCATACAGGCATATGGAAAATACCGTATCTGTCCTAAAAGGGAATCCATCGATCTTTTATCGGCCAGCGGCCATAAAATACACGGGCCGAAGGGGGTTGGATTTCTTTATGTGAAGGCCGGGACCAAGATCGTGCCGGTGGCGTTCGGAGGGGGACAGCAGAAGGGGATGCGCCCCGGGACCCACAATGTGCCCGGTATTGCCGGCATGGGAGAGGCGGCCAGGGAAATCTATGAGAACCATGAAGAAAAGATACGGGTGATGTATGAGCTTAAAAAGCGGTTTGTGGAGCTAATGGAAGGCCTGGAAGGCGTATCGGTCAACGGACTTACGGGAGAGGACAGCGCTCCCCATGTGGTGAGTGTCAGCTTTGAAGGAGTGAAGAGTGAAGTCCTCCTCCATGCTCTGGAAGACAGAGGGATCTATGTATCCTCCGGTTCGGCCTGTTCCTCCAATCACCCCGCCGTCAGCGGGACGCTTAAAGGGGTCGGGGTCAGGAGAGAGCTTCTGGATTCCACATTGAGGTTCAGCTTCAGCGTTTTCACTACGAAAGAGGAGATACAATATTGCGCGCAGGTACTGGAGGAGCTTCTGCCCGTACTGCGCAGATACAGGAGGATGTAA
- a CDS encoding RsmE family RNA methyltransferase — translation MYLFFVDGHAIGENEAEVTGPDVNHIKNVLRMKPGDKVRISDGEKLCYNCVIKAFREASEDGGEAVLLKLLERDEDGTELPAEIVLYQGLPKGDKMELIIQKNVELGIKSIIPVNTRRAVVKLDEKKAEAKRRRWNAISESAAKQSKRTVIPEVKAVMDFKAAIDSAADFDCKLFPYENAEGMGYTRKILSQVIPGTRTAIFIGPEGGFDEEEVSYAKEKGFVPITLGRRILRTETAGFTLLAALMLQLEK, via the coding sequence ATGTATTTATTTTTTGTAGACGGCCATGCCATCGGGGAGAATGAGGCTGAAGTCACGGGGCCGGATGTCAATCACATTAAAAATGTCCTGCGAATGAAGCCGGGGGACAAGGTTCGGATCAGTGACGGAGAGAAGCTTTGCTATAACTGCGTCATCAAGGCGTTCCGGGAAGCCAGTGAAGACGGCGGAGAAGCCGTTTTGCTGAAACTCCTGGAACGGGATGAGGATGGGACGGAGCTGCCGGCGGAGATCGTGCTCTATCAGGGTCTTCCGAAGGGGGACAAGATGGAGCTGATCATCCAGAAAAACGTAGAACTTGGTATAAAAAGCATTATTCCTGTGAACACAAGGCGGGCTGTGGTGAAGCTGGATGAAAAGAAAGCGGAGGCCAAGAGAAGACGCTGGAATGCCATTTCAGAGAGCGCCGCGAAGCAGTCCAAGCGGACGGTGATACCAGAAGTGAAGGCAGTTATGGATTTTAAGGCGGCCATAGATTCGGCGGCAGACTTTGACTGTAAGTTGTTTCCGTATGAAAATGCGGAAGGGATGGGATATACAAGAAAGATACTTTCTCAGGTCATTCCTGGCACCAGAACGGCAATCTTTATCGGGCCGGAGGGCGGGTTTGATGAGGAAGAAGTGTCCTATGCCAAAGAGAAGGGGTTTGTGCCCATCACCCTTGGCAGAAGGATTCTCAGAACAGAAACGGCCGGGTTCACTCTTCTGGCGGCGCTCATGCTTCAGCTGGAAAAGTGA
- the prmA gene encoding 50S ribosomal protein L11 methyltransferase: MKWKKYTIDTTTAAVDLISSMLEEQGIEGIEIEDNVPLTEAETKGMFIDILPELPPDEGKAKVSFYLEGEESDAAVLDGVKDGLEELRMFVELGDGSIVCTETEDKDWINNWKQYFKPFTVGDILIKPTWEAIPQEHGDKLMIEIDPGTAFGTGSHETTQLCIRQLQKYLKPGDKVLDIGTGSGILAITALKLGAGYAFGTDLDENAVSAARENAGVNKIPEDQFVLETGNIIEDEALQEKAGHDAYDVAVANILAPVIIMLQGEAARHLKQGGIFITSGIINTKEADVRAAFEANPEWELLETTYQNDWVSITVKRK; encoded by the coding sequence ATGAAATGGAAAAAATATACCATTGATACCACTACGGCTGCGGTCGATCTTATCAGCAGCATGCTGGAGGAACAGGGAATCGAGGGAATTGAGATCGAAGATAATGTGCCGCTCACAGAGGCAGAAACAAAAGGGATGTTCATTGATATCCTTCCGGAGCTGCCGCCGGATGAGGGGAAAGCAAAGGTATCCTTTTATCTGGAGGGAGAGGAAAGTGACGCCGCCGTCCTGGACGGAGTGAAGGATGGATTGGAAGAGCTGCGGATGTTCGTGGAATTAGGAGACGGGAGTATCGTCTGCACCGAGACGGAAGACAAGGATTGGATCAATAACTGGAAGCAGTATTTTAAGCCTTTTACGGTGGGAGATATCCTGATCAAGCCGACCTGGGAGGCCATTCCGCAGGAGCATGGAGACAAGCTGATGATAGAGATCGATCCGGGGACCGCGTTTGGAACAGGAAGTCACGAGACGACTCAGCTCTGTATCCGTCAGCTGCAAAAGTATCTGAAGCCGGGAGATAAAGTGCTGGATATCGGAACCGGAAGCGGGATACTGGCTATTACGGCTCTTAAGCTGGGAGCGGGATACGCGTTTGGAACAGATCTGGATGAAAACGCGGTATCGGCTGCCAGAGAAAACGCCGGGGTCAACAAGATTCCAGAGGATCAGTTTGTGCTGGAGACAGGAAACATTATAGAGGATGAGGCGCTGCAGGAGAAAGCCGGTCATGACGCGTACGATGTGGCTGTGGCCAATATCCTTGCGCCGGTCATCATCATGCTCCAGGGGGAAGCGGCGCGCCATTTGAAACAGGGCGGCATCTTTATCACTTCGGGAATCATCAATACGAAGGAAGCCGATGTAAGGGCGGCCTTTGAGGCCAATCCGGAATGGGAACTCCTGGAGACCACATATCAGAACGATTGGGTGTCAATTACTGTAAAAAGGAAGTAG
- a CDS encoding orotate phosphoribosyltransferase: MEMRSMKYYSKDNKKVILRVIPGHFATSHSHVNYYIDMTGLKTRCSEASEVAKALVAKIINTTVIDTIVCMDGCEVVGAFMAEELEKHDFISTNTHETVYIITPELNTNNQMVFRDNIVPAVRNKHVLLLLATTTTGKTINRSLECINYYGGIVTGICSLFSAIDEIKGFPIVSAFTPRDIPGYQAYDFGNCPFCQSGQKIDAFVNGYGYSKL; encoded by the coding sequence ATGGAAATGCGCAGCATGAAATATTATTCAAAGGATAACAAAAAGGTCATTCTCCGGGTCATTCCAGGACATTTCGCCACCAGTCACTCTCACGTCAACTATTATATCGACATGACAGGGCTTAAGACCAGATGCAGCGAGGCATCTGAGGTGGCAAAAGCCCTGGTGGCAAAGATAATTAATACCACGGTCATCGATACGATTGTTTGCATGGACGGCTGTGAGGTAGTCGGCGCATTCATGGCCGAGGAGCTGGAAAAGCATGATTTTATTTCCACCAACACCCATGAAACCGTGTACATCATTACTCCGGAGCTGAATACCAACAATCAAATGGTATTCCGGGACAATATCGTCCCGGCCGTCCGGAATAAACATGTACTTCTTCTGTTAGCTACCACCACGACGGGCAAGACCATCAACCGGAGCCTGGAATGTATCAACTATTACGGCGGAATCGTGACCGGTATCTGCTCCCTGTTCAGCGCGATAGACGAGATCAAGGGCTTCCCCATCGTTTCCGCCTTTACGCCGAGAGACATCCCCGGTTACCAGGCGTATGATTTCGGGAACTGTCCCTTCTGCCAGAGCGGGCAAAAAATCGATGCCTTTGTAAACGGATATGGATACTCTAAATTATGA